A part of Rattus norvegicus strain BN/NHsdMcwi chromosome 4, GRCr8, whole genome shotgun sequence genomic DNA contains:
- the Tigar gene encoding fructose-2,6-bisphosphatase TIGAR isoform 2 (isoform 2 is encoded by transcript variant 2): MYGVAEGKPLSELRAMAKAAGEECPMFTPPGGETVEQVKMRGKDFFDFICQLILGKAGQRENFLPGAPDNCLESSLAEVFPVGKHGSLGTDPKHGALGLTASILVVSHGAYMRSLFGYFLSDLRCSLPATIDKFELSSITPNTGISVFIIDCEEARKPTVQCVCMNLQEHLNKGVEKH; this comes from the exons ATGTACGGGGTTGCAGAAGGCAAGCCGCTAAGTGAGCTTCGGGCCATGGCCAAAGCCGCTGGAGAAGAGTGTCCCATGTTCACCCCGCCTGGAGGAGAGACAGTAGAGCAG GTAAAAATGCGTGGAAAGGATTTCTTTGATTTCATTTGTCAGTTGATTCTGGGCAAGGCAGGCCAGAGAGAAAACTTCCTCCCCGGAGCGCCAGACAACTGTTTGGAAAGCTCTTTGGCGGAGGTTTTCCCCGTGGGAAAACACGGCAGCTTGGGGACAGACCCCAAGCATGGTGCCCTGGGTTTAACCGCCAGCATCTTGGTCGTGAGCCACGGGGCTTACATGAGAAGCCTCTTTGGTTATTTCCTGAGTGACCTCAGATGCTCACTGCCAGCCACAATAGACAAATTCGAACTTTCCTCCATCACTCCCAACACTGGCATCAGTGTCTTCATCATCGACTGTGAGGAAGCACGCAAGCCAACCGTCCAGTGTGTTTGTATGAACCTCCAGGAGCATCTAAACAAAGGGGTTGAAAAGCACTGA